A stretch of the Lycium ferocissimum isolate CSIRO_LF1 unplaced genomic scaffold, AGI_CSIRO_Lferr_CH_V1 ctg1793, whole genome shotgun sequence genome encodes the following:
- the LOC132042799 gene encoding floricaula/leafy homolog 1: MDPEAFSASLFKWDPRGAMPPPSRLLEPVAPPQPPPPLPPQPPLPTAFSMRSTRELGGLEELFQAYGIRYYTAAKIAELGFTVNTLLDMKDEELDDMMNSLSQIFRWDLLVGERYGIKAAIRAEWRRLEEEEARRRGHILSDGGTNVLDALSQEGLSEEPVQQQEREAAGSGGGGTWEVVTAAGGGGRMKQRRRKKAAGRDRRGASADDDDETEEGQDDEENMNEGGGIISERQREHPFIVTEPGEVARGKKNGLDYLFHLYEQCRDFLIQVQNIAKERGEKCPTKVTNQVFRYAKKAGASYINKPKMRHYVHCYALHCLDEDASNALRRAFKERGENVGAWRQACYKPLVAIAARQGWDIDAIFNAHPRLAIWYVPTKLRQLCHSERSNAAAAASSSVSGSVGVVPDHLPHF, translated from the exons ATGGACCCAGAGGCTTTCTCAGCTAGTTTATTCAAGTGGGACCCAAGAGGTGCAATGCCACCACCAAGCCGGCTATTAGAACCGGTGGCACCACCACAACCTCCTCCACCTCTACCACCACAACCACCACTCCCAACTGCGTTTTCCATGAGGAGTACAAGGGAGCTAGGAGGACTAGAAGAGTTGTTTCAAGCGTACGGTATACGCTATTATACTGCTGCTAAGATAGCTGAGCTAGGGTTCACTGTGAACACGTTATTGGACATGAAAGATGAGGaacttgatgatatgatgaataGTCTCTCGCAGATTTTTAGGTGGGATCTGCTTGTAGGAGAAAGGTATGGTATCAAAGCTGCTATTAGAGCTGAATGGAGGAGGCTGGAGGAGGAAGAAGCCAGGCGGCGCGGCCATATTCTGTCTGATGGTGGAACTAATGTCCTTGACGCTCTCTCACAGGAAG GGTTATCAGAGGAACCAGTGCAGCAGCAAGAGAGAGAAGCAGCGGGAAGCGGTGGTGGCGGGACATGGGAAGTGGTTACGGCAGCAGGTGGCGGAGGAAGAATGAAACAAAGGCGGAGGAAGAAGGCGGCGGGGAGGGACAGAAGGGGAGCGTCGGCTGACGACGATGATGAAACGGAGGAAGGACAAGATGATGAAGAGAATATGAACGAAGGTGGAGGAATAATAAGTGAGAGGCAAAGGGAGCATCCGTTTATTGTAACGGAGCCTGGTGAAGTGGCACGTGGCAAAAAGAATGGCTTGGATTACTTGTTCCATCTCTATGAACAATGCCGGGATTTCTTGATCCAAGTTCAGAATATTGCTAAGGAACGTGGTGAAAAATGTCCCACTAAG GTGACGAATCAAGTGTTCAGGTACGCAAAGAAGGCAGGGGCAAGCTACATAAACAAGCCAAAAATGCGACACTATGTGCATTGCTATGCACTTCATTGCCTTGATGAGGATGCCTCCAATGCTTTGAGAAGAGCTTTCAAGGAGCGAGGAGAGAATGTTGGGGCATGGAGACAGGCATGTTACAAACCCCTGGTGGCCATAGCTGCTCGACAAGGCTGGGATATCGATGCCATTTTCAACGCACACCCTCGAttggccatttggtatgtccCCACCAAACTCCGCCAGCTCTGCCATTCTGAAAGAAGCAACGCTGCTGCAGCTGCTTCTAGCTCAGTTTCTGGTAGTGTTGGTGTTGTTCCTGATCACCTGCCCCATTTCTAA
- the LOC132042797 gene encoding glycine--tRNA ligase, mitochondrial 1-like, with amino-acid sequence MELAQEAQNREAFRQAVVNTLERRLFYIPSFKIYRGVAGLYDYGPPGCAVKSNVLAFWRQHFVLEENMLEVDCPCVTPEVVLKASGHVDKFTDLMVKDEKTGTCYRADHLLKDFCKDKLERDPNLPAEKAAEYRHVLAVLDDLSSDELGAKIKEYGITAPDTKNPLSAPYPFNLMFQTSIGPSGVSPGYMRPETAQGIFVNFKDLYYYNGNKLPFAAAQIGQAFRNEISPRQGLLRVREFTLAEIEHFVDPEDKSHPKFPDVAKLESLMFPREDQVAGRSARRIILGEAVAQGIVNNETLGYFIGRVYLFLTHLGIDKDRLRFRQHLANEMAHYAADCWDAEIECSYGWIECVGIADRSAYDLRAHTDKSGVLLVAQEKFPEPREVEKLIIAPVKKELGLAFKGKQKMVVEALEAMGEKEAMEMKATLESKGEAAFHVCTLDRVVTINKNMVSISKEIKKEHQRVFTPSVIEPSFGIGRIIYCLYEHSFNTRPSKDGDEQMHFFSFPPLVAPIKCTVFPLVQNQQYEEVARQIATSLTAYGISYKIDITGTSIGKRYARTDELGVPFAITVDSISSVTIRERDSKQQIRVSVDEVASVIKEVTEGQSTWGDVLWRYPTHSS; translated from the exons ATGGAGCTTGCCCAAGAAGCCCAAAACAGAGAAGCTTTCCGGCAAGCTGTGGTTAACACACTGGAACGCCGTCTATTTTACATCCCTTCTTTCAAGATCTATCGTGGTGTTGCTGGCCTTTACGATTATGGCCCTCCTGGCTGTGCTGTTAAATCTAACGTCCTCGCCTTCTGGCGTCAG CATTTTGTTCTTGAGGAGAACATGTTAGAGGTTGATTGCCCATGTGTTACCCCTGAGGTTGTGCTAAAGGCATCAGGTCATGTGGATAAATTCACTGATCTTATGGTGAAAGACGAAAAGACTGGCACTTGTTACCGAGCAGATCATCTGCTCAAGGACTTTTGCAAAGACAAGCTTGAGAGAGATCCTAATCTTCCTGCTGAAAAAGCCGCGGAATATAGGCACGTGCTTGCTGTTTTAGATGATCTTTCTTCTGACGAGCTCGGTGCTAAGATTAAGGAATATGGCATTACTGCTCCAGATACCAAGAACCCTCTTTCTGCACCTTATCCTTTCAACCTCATGTTCCAAACCTCAATTGGGCCATCCGGCGTGAGTCCTGG TTACATGCGTCCGGAGACTGCTCAAGGCATTTTTGTCAACTTCAAGGACTTGTACTATTACAATGGAAATAAGCTTCCTTTTGCAGCTGCACAGATTGGTCAAGCTTTTAGAAATGAG ATCTCACCACGTCAAGGTCTCCTGAGAGTCCGTGAATTTACACTAGCTGAGATTGAGCACTTTGTCGACCCGGAGGATAAGTCTCATCCAAAATTTCCTGATGTTGCAAAGTTGGAGTCCTTGATGTTCCCGAGGGAAGACCAGGTGGCTGGAAGATCAGCAAGGAGAATAATTCTCGGTGAAGCAGTTGCCCAG GGAATTGTCAACAATGAAACTCTTGGATATTTCATAGGGAGAGTATATCTATTTCTTACTCATCTTGGTATTGACAAAGATCGGTTACGGTTCCGTCAACATCTTGCAAACGAAATGGCACATTATGCTGCAGACTGTTGGGATGCTGAAATTGAATGCTCCTATGGATGGATTGAATGTGTTGGTATAGCTGATAGATCTGCCTATGACTTGCGTGCTCACACG GATAAAAGTGGTGTGCTTCTTGTGGCCCAAGAAAAGTTTCCAGAGCCCAGGGAAGTAGAG AAGCTTATTATAGCTCCAGTGAAAAAGGagttgggtcttgcttttaagGGTAAACAAAAGATGGTGGTTGAAGCACTAGAG GCTATGGGTGAAAAAGAAGCAATGGAAATGAAAGCAACTTTGGAGTCTAAGGgggaggctgcgtttcatgttTGCACACTCGATAGGGTTGTCACTATAAACAAGAATATGGTTTCCATCTCCaaggaaataaaaaaggaaCATCAGAGGGTTTTCACTCCATCAGTCATTGAACCATCTTTTGGTATTGGGAGGATAATATACTGCCTCTATGAGCATTCTTTCAACACCAGACCTAGCAAAGATGGTGATGAACAAATGCATTTTTTCAGTTTCCCTCCTCTCGTAGCTCCTATCAAATGCACGGTGTTTCCATTGGTTCAGAATCAACAATATGAGGAAGTTGCCAGACAAATTGCTACGTCACTGACTGCCTATGGGATCTCGTATAAGATTGATATAACAG GTACATCAATAGGAAAAAGGTATGCTAGAACAGATGAACTTGGAGTTCCCTTTGCCATTACAGTGGATTCAATATCCTCTGTGACGATCCGTGAAAGGGACAGCAAGCAGCAGATTCGTGTGAGTGTGGACGAAGTAGCATCTGTGATTAAGGAGGTAACCGAGGGACAGAGCACATGGggtgatgtgttatggagataccCTACTCATTCTTCTTGA